The Chordicoccus furentiruminis DNA window AAGAGACCTGCTTTTGACAGAGCATTACGGATCGGCTCGTGATAACGCCCTGTACTCTCCATTACGACTCTCGTTTCACCATTGAGTGAGCCGAGATAGCGGGCGAGATCACGAAGATCTGAGGACTTGTGGGACACGTCAAAAGGCTTATGAATCACGACACCGCCTGGCTGCAGGACAGCGACCGTGCTTCTGCCTTTTGATACATCGATACCTACTGCGTTCAACATAACTGATACCTCCAGATTTAAGATACGCATTGGATGACCAGTTTTCTCACTGCCGGTTCAATCTCCTGGGGTATCACACGAACGCGATGAAACTTACAGACATCGGTTCAACCTGCATAAACCGAACGGCTGAGAATGAGGATGGCTGGCTGACAGGCTTTCTAACGGACGCAGACAACTTGTGTCTGGCCCAAGGAGGAATCCGTCAGATCCATGCCATACCATTCTACAGCTTTAGCAATGAAGGGGAGCAGATCCTGACTGGTTGCCAGGTATTCTGTTACCCACAACCTTATTGTAGGAGGAGGAAAAGAATGAAGGGTCTGCTTTACAAGAACATGCTGCTGATTGTACGGCAGTTCAAAAGGCTGCTGATCCTTTCCCTGCTTTTTCTGGTAATGGGGGTAATACCCGGAAAAGGACGGTTCTGGGCGGTCTATGCGATTGTGATGCTCAGTATGTTTGCCGCGTCGGTTCTTCAATCGGATGAAACGACGAAGTGGAAACAGTACTGTGAGGTGCTCCCGCTTTCGAGAAAGGAGATTGTCACATCCTATTATGCCGGCACGTATCTTCTTCTCGCGATGGAGATTGTTCTCTATGTGATAATCGCAGCCATAGCCAGGGCTTTTACCGGAGGGAGCGATGAGGTTCTCCTCACGGCGCTGGTCATGACGGTTGTCTCGTTTTTATTCTCCGCTATGTCCATTCCTCTGATTCTGATCTTCGGCTCACAGCGGGCCTCGGTGGTGCGGCTGATTCTGATCGCGATGGTGGTGGCGGTCGGTTTGCTTACAGGCGGCGGGGAAGAGATAACCGGCGGGATCAGCGGCATGCAGCCGGCGGCCCTGGCGGGAGCA harbors:
- a CDS encoding ABC-2 transporter permease — its product is MKGLLYKNMLLIVRQFKRLLILSLLFLVMGVIPGKGRFWAVYAIVMLSMFAASVLQSDETTKWKQYCEVLPLSRKEIVTSYYAGTYLLLAMEIVLYVIIAAIARAFTGGSDEVLLTALVMTVVSFLFSAMSIPLILIFGSQRASVVRLILIAMVVAVGLLTGGGEEITGGISGMQPAALAGAAIFLTVASAVVSWLISVRVYERKELS